Proteins found in one Lutimonas zeaxanthinifaciens genomic segment:
- a CDS encoding sulfatase family protein, with product MFWWLCLVLAACHSDKNKHSEESPVLKLPQQPNILWLVTEDMGPYIAPFGDSTAPTPHLSRLALEGVIYTNMYSPSGVCAPSRAAIATGMYPSSIGANHMRTGTNMENTGLPAYEAIPPPEVRMISEILRSNGYYCTNNNKTDYQFKEPMTAWDENGHFAHWRNRQEGQPFFAVFNFTQTHESGLFEPYGFKKREFRHYSAGDSNVPDFGWNELTSEKETTVHVPKDSKFPVPPYLPDNEVIRRDLWKMYNNIAEMDRQVGAVLKQLEDDGLLDNTIIFFYGDHGGPMPRQKRLVYDSGLHTPLIIRFPNKQKSGTIEKQLTSFVDFAPTLLSLVGINPPEHLHGQAFLGAYQAKEKRKYIHAAADRFDELTDVIRAVRNERFKYIRNFRPEQGYYLPLQYRERIPTMKEMIRLRDEGKLDNIQMLWFRENKSPEELYDCESDPHELNNLVDDPAYKEKLEELRAEMDRWIQDIGDQPNLPERELISQLWQGEATQPVTDKPLITLSEGKIVINCSTKGASLGYKVIEKNGKMPKAWKVYQDPLILPKGSKLIVQAHRIGFKPSEIIEKII from the coding sequence ATGTTTTGGTGGCTATGCCTTGTGCTGGCGGCCTGCCATTCAGATAAAAACAAGCATAGTGAAGAAAGTCCTGTGTTGAAACTACCCCAACAGCCTAATATTTTATGGTTGGTCACTGAAGATATGGGGCCTTATATTGCTCCTTTTGGAGACTCTACGGCGCCAACCCCTCATTTGAGCCGGTTGGCATTGGAGGGGGTGATCTATACCAATATGTATTCTCCTTCAGGTGTCTGCGCCCCAAGCCGAGCGGCAATTGCAACGGGGATGTATCCCTCCAGTATCGGTGCAAATCACATGCGAACAGGAACGAATATGGAAAATACAGGTCTTCCGGCATATGAGGCCATACCACCACCGGAAGTCAGAATGATCAGTGAAATACTAAGAAGTAATGGCTATTACTGTACAAATAATAACAAAACTGATTACCAGTTCAAGGAACCGATGACGGCATGGGATGAAAATGGTCATTTTGCACATTGGAGAAATCGTCAGGAAGGCCAACCTTTTTTTGCGGTATTCAATTTTACACAGACCCATGAATCTGGATTGTTTGAACCCTATGGATTTAAGAAGAGAGAATTCAGGCACTACTCGGCTGGAGACTCTAATGTTCCTGATTTTGGATGGAATGAACTGACATCAGAAAAGGAAACAACGGTACATGTGCCAAAGGATTCTAAGTTTCCTGTCCCTCCATATTTACCGGATAATGAAGTTATAAGAAGGGATCTCTGGAAAATGTATAACAATATAGCTGAGATGGACAGGCAAGTTGGAGCAGTGCTGAAACAGCTGGAGGATGACGGTCTGTTGGATAATACGATCATCTTTTTTTATGGAGATCACGGAGGACCAATGCCCAGACAAAAGCGATTGGTTTATGATTCAGGTCTTCACACCCCATTGATTATTCGATTTCCGAATAAACAAAAATCAGGGACCATAGAAAAACAATTGACCAGTTTTGTCGACTTTGCACCCACGTTGCTTTCCCTGGTTGGGATCAATCCTCCGGAACATCTCCATGGGCAAGCCTTTTTGGGAGCGTATCAAGCAAAGGAAAAAAGAAAATACATTCATGCAGCAGCTGATCGTTTTGACGAACTCACTGATGTGATTCGTGCAGTAAGGAATGAACGATTCAAGTATATTCGAAATTTCAGGCCCGAGCAGGGGTACTACCTGCCGCTTCAGTACAGGGAACGAATTCCAACCATGAAGGAAATGATTCGATTAAGAGATGAAGGAAAGCTGGACAATATCCAAATGCTCTGGTTTAGAGAAAATAAGTCTCCTGAGGAATTATATGATTGTGAATCGGATCCGCATGAGTTGAATAACCTGGTTGATGATCCGGCTTACAAAGAAAAACTTGAGGAATTACGTGCTGAGATGGACCGTTGGATCCAAGACATTGGAGATCAGCCTAATTTACCGGAAAGGGAACTGATCAGTCAACTTTGGCAAGGTGAAGCCACACAACCTGTTACGGATAAGCCCTTAATTACATTATCAGAAGGAAAAATTGTGATTAATTGTTCTACCAAAGGTGCGTCATTGGGTTATAAGGTTATTGAAAAAAATGGTAAAATGCCAAAGGCTTGGAAGGTCTATCAGGACCCGCTAATTCTCCCTAAAGGCAGTAAATTGATTGTTCAGGCACACAGAATAGGGTTTAAACCCAGTGAGATCATTGAGAAAATAATTTAG
- a CDS encoding proline iminopeptidase-family hydrolase: MMSCTNNQTGKITNEDKSGYFDYSKSDDQSTGGIKMIPVETVKGTFKVYTKRMGNNPRIRVLLLHGGPGGTHEEFGNFEGYLPNEEIEYIYYDQLDSYYSDKPNDSTLWTTQHFVEEVEQVRKALNLNKNNFYLLGQSWGGILAMEYALKYQDNLKGLIVSNMMASAPEYTKYANEVLGPKMDPDVLKEIMALEANNDFDNPRYSELLMNHYYTEHILRIPLEKWPKSVNLLFDHLNPNIYIFMQGHSEFGMTGNATLKDWDISGRLKEIKVPTLMLGGKYDTMDPKYMEWMASEVQKGRSVTTNGSHLSQFDDPETYFGELIRFIKDVDQGEFK; this comes from the coding sequence ATGATGAGTTGCACAAATAATCAGACCGGGAAAATTACAAATGAGGATAAAAGCGGATATTTCGATTATTCCAAAAGTGATGATCAGAGCACAGGAGGAATAAAAATGATTCCTGTGGAAACGGTGAAGGGAACATTTAAAGTGTATACAAAACGCATGGGCAACAATCCGAGGATAAGGGTTTTATTACTGCATGGAGGCCCTGGCGGAACACACGAGGAATTTGGAAATTTCGAAGGCTATCTTCCTAACGAAGAAATAGAATACATATATTATGATCAACTGGATTCTTATTACAGTGACAAACCCAATGACTCCACCCTGTGGACTACCCAACATTTTGTTGAGGAAGTTGAGCAGGTGCGTAAAGCCTTAAATCTCAACAAGAATAATTTTTATCTGCTTGGTCAATCCTGGGGAGGGATATTAGCAATGGAATATGCTTTGAAGTATCAGGATAATTTAAAAGGTCTGATCGTCTCGAACATGATGGCAAGTGCTCCTGAATATACCAAATATGCCAATGAGGTTTTGGGCCCGAAAATGGATCCTGACGTATTAAAGGAAATTATGGCTTTGGAGGCGAATAATGATTTTGACAATCCGAGATACAGCGAACTTTTGATGAATCATTATTATACGGAACATATTTTAAGAATTCCATTGGAAAAATGGCCAAAATCGGTAAACTTACTTTTTGATCATTTGAATCCGAATATCTATATTTTTATGCAAGGCCATAGTGAATTTGGAATGACAGGTAATGCAACACTTAAAGACTGGGACATATCCGGACGGCTTAAAGAAATTAAAGTACCTACATTGATGCTTGGCGGCAAATACGATACCATGGATCCGAAATATATGGAATGGATGGCATCAGAGGTTCAAAAGGGGAGGAGTGTAACCACCAACGGTAGCCATTTATCACAATTTGATGACCCTGAAACTTATTTCGGAGAATTGATCAGGTTTATAAAAGATGTGGACCAAGGTGAATTTAAATAA
- the hemG gene encoding menaquinone-dependent protoporphyrinogen IX dehydrogenase, with protein sequence MKEKTVMIYASVDGQTLKICNRLKEVFEKDNQDISLFSIEDFNGEIGSYDRLILGASIRYGVHDKKVIDFINTNKEQLDAIKTAFFSVNLVARKSEKNKPDTNPYVIKFFKSIDWTPTMVEVFAGKLDYKKYPFFDRIMIQFIMWMTKGPTNSDADIEYTNWDRVTEFGHRLKEL encoded by the coding sequence ATGAAAGAAAAAACAGTAATGATTTATGCGTCTGTTGATGGTCAGACTTTAAAAATTTGCAACAGACTTAAAGAAGTATTTGAGAAGGACAACCAAGATATATCGCTTTTCTCAATTGAAGATTTTAATGGGGAAATAGGCAGCTATGACCGTTTGATTCTGGGAGCCAGTATCAGATATGGGGTCCATGATAAAAAAGTAATTGACTTTATTAATACAAATAAGGAGCAACTTGATGCTATTAAAACAGCTTTCTTCTCAGTAAATCTGGTTGCAAGAAAATCGGAGAAAAACAAACCTGATACCAATCCGTATGTTATCAAATTTTTTAAATCTATCGATTGGACACCCACAATGGTAGAAGTCTTTGCGGGAAAGCTTGACTATAAGAAGTATCCGTTTTTTGATCGAATAATGATTCAATTTATTATGTGGATGACCAAAGGCCCTACCAATTCCGATGCCGATATTGAATATACCAATTGGGACAGGGTAACAGAGTTTGGTCATCGATTAAAGGAATTGTAG